In Pogoniulus pusillus isolate bPogPus1 chromosome 2, bPogPus1.pri, whole genome shotgun sequence, the following are encoded in one genomic region:
- the LRRFIP1 gene encoding leucine-rich repeat flightless-interacting protein 1 isoform X3, with protein MEEAAVGDCLSPAAQQQAEARLAAKRAARAEAREIRMKELERQQKEIYQVQKKYYGLDTKWGDIEQWMEDSERYSRRARRNASASDEDERMSVGSRGSLRAGLENERTKKKNYSKATNGYEEDMYGSSQSRKSSRPSLLYSDALPARSYRASVYDESIYSGSRRYSASSSRAPSEYSCYLGSGSRASSRASSARASPVIEERPEKDFEKGARTVSSLSAATLASLGGTSSRRGSGDTSISADTEASIREIKDSLAEVEEKYKKAMVSNAQLDNEKTNFMYQVDTLKDALLELEEQLAETRRQYEEKSKEFEREKHAHSILKFQFMEIKETLKQRDEMLAEIQQLQQKQQSYVREISDLQETIEWKDKKIGALERQKDFFDSIRSERDDLRDEVIVLKEQLKKHGLIPDSDIATNGETSDILDHEGHLDSSKAVPGTTQALKAGGDGMLGKTNEVDMKNEILEDLGKKEILQNTEHEEHKEESEEQEVQTLRADENVKAEKWAEEHDALSTVMLSDSRFTEQIQSITEHVSGNASSNDDSDMDDLRKETESAGTVSMEAEHHGVNARTNQTLEVGFLQGHQAVEISLEVPSNLGTEHELGKAAPEQKEQEDFKTSHALSDNEMDQEANITSESCELVSNQAELLEVRFEGLLSEEVNAKTHTEGLCHSEENAENKVTNDSEKNLVESNDCADGRTDKMGDNRTEEANEVVNTAEGQLSEIESVDLEGTKSYESDVSANTSEKEGRGDQAHVQPVSAEDSASASSEEQNKQDKTELENGIAEKDGQKEVLIGELEMCSDSAETSKRDKADVEAAGCVTEEKESMLQQAEQDTDVVKEVMTQETSLEPSLLDDKIKELKLETGDESEKGQESRTEQAEKVKLEVEVQTVQCSEETTGDTVEEKNYPLESEVQNIARQEEGGYKEELVVDFCVTTESKIDKEILKENDQELELEDHHDGRLASEEGANNCLVKKAEQGENDSEEVNLEGQAEERLEDDGDAFDFDEEAKQILEKDEKCDGEKTEMEKGEGDGANGAVEKTAQTDEDGEGTNKIETKGALTEDDSLQQKKDEPEETVCLQGKISGKTDEKTDVMEDEISASVSNKVENISDECVLEQDLESAGNTRDESKEDFQGGRRGKGRSRDDCTVS; from the exons GAAGACAGTGAGCGTTATTCCCGTAGAGCCCGAAGAAATGCCTCG GCTTCGGATGAAGATGAGCGCATGTCAGTGGGTAGCCGTGGAAGCCTGAGG GCTGGATTAGAGAATGAGAGGACCAAAAAGAAGAACTACTCCAAAGCA ACCAATGGTTATGAGGAAGACATGTATGGATCATCCCAGAGTAGAAAATCTAGCAGG CCCTCCTTGCTGTACAGCGATGCCCTGCCAGCCAGAAGTTACAGG GCGTCTGTGTATGACGAGAGCATTTACAGTGGGAGTCGTCGGTATAGTGCCTCTAGTTCTCGTGCT CCTTCTGAGTACAGCTGTTACCTTGGTTCGGGATCTCGAGCATCCTcaagagccagctctgctcgGGCCAGTCCAGTG ATTGAAGAAAGGCCTGAAAAAGACTTTGAGAAG GGAGCACGCACGGTCTCCAGTTTGTCAGCAGCTACCTTAGCTTCTCTGGGTGGGACTTCTTCACGAAGAGGCAGTGGGGATACCTCCATCTCAGCTGATACAGAGGCATCTATTAGAGAAATTAAG GATTCTCTAGCTGAAGTCGAGGAGAAATATAAGAAGGCTATGGTGTCAAATGCTCAACTAGACAATGAAAAAACAAACTTCATGTACCAAGTAGATACCCTGAAGGATGCACTCTTAGAGTTAGAAGAGCAGCTGGCAGAAACCAGGCGGCAATATGAAGAAAAAAGTAAA GAATTTGAGAGGGAGAAGCATGCTCACAGCATATTGAAGTTCCAGTTTATGGAAATCAAAGAGACTTTGAAGCAGAGAGATGAAATGCTTGCA GAAATCCAACAGCTGCAACAGAAACAGCAGAGCTATGTCAGGGAAATTTCTGATCTTCAGGAGACAATAGAgtggaaagacaaaaaaatagGG GCATTAGAGAGGCAGAAAGATTTCTTTGATTCCATAAGGAGTGAGCGGGATGACCTTAGAGATGAAGTGATTGTGCtgaaggagcaactgaag AAACATGGACTCATCCCAGACTCTGACATAGCCACTAATGGGGAGACATCAGACATTCTTGATCATGAAGGACACTTGGATTCTTCCAAAGCTGTTCCAGGCACAACTCAAGCATTAAAAGCAGGAGGGGATGGGATGCTAG GAAAAACCAATGAAGTGGACATGAAAAATGAGATTTTGGAGgatttggggaaaaaagaaatcttgCAGAATACTGAGCATGAGGAACACAAAGAGGAgtctgaggagcaggaagtaCAGACATTGCGTGCTGATGAAAATGTAAAGGCAGAAAAATGGGCTGAAGAACATGATGCTCTGTCAACAGTGATGTTATCAGATAGTAGGTTTACAGAACAAATTCAAAGCATTACAGAACATGTCTCAGGAAATGCTTCTTCAAATGATGACAGTGACATGGATGACTTGAGAAAGGAGACTGAGTCTGCAGGCACTGTTAGTATGGAGGCTGAACACCATGGGGTAAATGCAAGGACAAACCAGACCTTGGAGGTAGGCTTTCTACAAGGTCATCAGGCTGTTGAGATTTCTCTCGAAGTGCCTAGTAACTTAGGTACAGAGCATGAACTGGGAAAAGCTGCACCTGAACAGAAAGAACAAGAGGATTTTAAAACTAGCCATGCCCTGAGTGATAATGAAATGGATCAGGAAGCTAACATTACAAGTGAGAGCTGTGAGTTGGTTTCCAATCAGGCAGAGCTACTAGAGGTTAGATTTGAGGGCTTGCTTAGTGAAGAGGTAAACGCAAAGACTCATACTGAGGGACTCTGTCACTCAGAAGAAAATGCTGAAAACAAGGTTACAAATGACTCTGAGAAAAATCTTGTTGAAAGCAATGACTGTGCTGATGGAAGAACTGATAAAATGGGAGATAATAGAACAGAAGAAGCAAATGAGGTTGTGAACACAGCTGAGGGTCAGCTGAGTGAAATAGAGTCTGTGGATTTGGAGGGGACAAAGTCATATGAAAGTGATGTCTCGGCAAATACAAGTGAgaaagaaggcagaggagaTCAGGCACATGTCCAACCAGTTTCTGCAGAGGACAGTGCTTCAGCATCATCAGAGGAACAAAATAAGCAAGATAAAACTGAACTTGAAAATGGTATAGCTGAGAAGGATGGACAGAAGGAAGTGTTAATAGGTGAGTTGGAGATGTGTTCAGATTCTGCAGAAACAAGCAAGCGAGATAAGGCCGATGTtgaggctgcaggctgtgttactgaggaaaaagaaagcatgctgcagcaggcagagcaagacACAGATGTCGTGAAAGAGGTGATGACTCAAGAAACTAGTTTAGAACCAAGTCTCTTAGATGACAAAATTAAGGAGTTAAAATTGGAAACAGGGGATGAATCTGAGAAAGGACAGGAAAGTAGGACAGAACAGGCAGAAAAAGTAAAGCTAGAGGTAGAAGTTCAAACAGTTCAGTGTAGTGAAGAAACAACAGGTGATACAGTGGAAGAGAAAAATTATCCATTAGAAAGTGAAGTACAGAATATAGCTAGACAGGAGGAGGGTGGATATAAAGAGGAGTTGGTTGTAGATTTTTGTGTAACTACAGAAAGCAAGATTGATAAAGAAATACTGAAAGAAAATGATCAAGAGTTAGAGCTTGAAGACCATCATGATGGTAGACTTGCTTCTGAGGAAGGTGCAAATAACTGCCTGGTGAAGAAAGCTGAGCAGGGTGAAAACGATAGTGAAGAAGTTAATTTGGAGGGCCAAGCAGAGGAAAGACTGGAAGATGATGGTGATGCGTTTGATTTCGATGAAGAGGCAAAACAAATACtagaaaaagatgaaaaatgtgatggagagaaaactgaaatggagaaaggagagggtgatggagcaaaTGGTGCTGTTGAGAAGACTGCTCAAACAGATGAAGATGGAGAAGGAACAAACAAAATAGAAACCAAAGGTGCCTTGACTGAAGATGACAGCTTGCAGCAGAAAAAAGATGAGCCTGAAGAAACGGTGTGCTTGCAAGGGAAAATATCAGGGAAGACTGATGAGAAGACTGATGTAATGGAAGATGAAATCAGTGCATCAGTTTCTAATAAAGTGGAAAACATATCAGATGAATGTGTTTTGGAACAGGATTTGGAAAGTGCTGGCAATACCAGGGATGAAAGCAAGGAGGATTTTCAGGGTGGTAGAAGGGGTAAGGGTAGATCCAGAGATGACTGTACAGTATCATAA
- the LRRFIP1 gene encoding leucine-rich repeat flightless-interacting protein 1 isoform X5, translating into MGTQGTGRKRLPNRERLTAEDDALNQIAREAEARLAAKRAARAEAREIRMKELERQQKEEDSERYSRRARRNASASDEDERMSVGSRGSLRAGLENERTKKKNYSKATNGYEEDMYGSSQSRKSSRPSLLYSDALPARSYRASVYDESIYSGSRRYSASSSRAPSEYSCYLGSGSRASSRASSARASPVIEERPEKDFEKGARTVSSLSAATLASLGGTSSRRGSGDTSISADTEASIREIKDSLAEVEEKYKKAMVSNAQLDNEKTNFMYQVDTLKDALLELEEQLAETRRQYEEKSKEFEREKHAHSILKFQFMEIKETLKQRDEMLAEIQQLQQKQQSYVREISDLQETIEWKDKKIGALERQKDFFDSIRSERDDLRDEVIVLKEQLKKHGLIPDSDIATNGETSDILDHEGHLDSSKAVPGTTQALKAGGDGMLGKTNEVDMKNEILEDLGKKEILQNTEHEEHKEESEEQEVQTLRADENVKAEKWAEEHDALSTVMLSDSRFTEQIQSITEHVSGNASSNDDSDMDDLRKETESAGTVSMEAEHHGVNARTNQTLEVGFLQGHQAVEISLEVPSNLGTEHELGKAAPEQKEQEDFKTSHALSDNEMDQEANITSESCELVSNQAELLEVRFEGLLSEEVNAKTHTEGLCHSEENAENKVTNDSEKNLVESNDCADGRTDKMGDNRTEEANEVVNTAEGQLSEIESVDLEGTKSYESDVSANTSEKEGRGDQAHVQPVSAEDSASASSEEQNKQDKTELENGIAEKDGQKEVLIGELEMCSDSAETSKRDKADVEAAGCVTEEKESMLQQAEQDTDVVKEVMTQETSLEPSLLDDKIKELKLETGDESEKGQESRTEQAEKVKLEVEVQTVQCSEETTGDTVEEKNYPLESEVQNIARQEEGGYKEELVVDFCVTTESKIDKEILKENDQELELEDHHDGRLASEEGANNCLVKKAEQGENDSEEVNLEGQAEERLEDDGDAFDFDEEAKQILEKDEKCDGEKTEMEKGEGDGANGAVEKTAQTDEDGEGTNKIETKGALTEDDSLQQKKDEPEETVCLQGKISGKTDEKTDVMEDEISASVSNKVENISDECVLEQDLESAGNTRDESKEDFQGGRRGKGRSRDDCTVS; encoded by the exons GAAGACAGTGAGCGTTATTCCCGTAGAGCCCGAAGAAATGCCTCG GCTTCGGATGAAGATGAGCGCATGTCAGTGGGTAGCCGTGGAAGCCTGAGG GCTGGATTAGAGAATGAGAGGACCAAAAAGAAGAACTACTCCAAAGCA ACCAATGGTTATGAGGAAGACATGTATGGATCATCCCAGAGTAGAAAATCTAGCAGG CCCTCCTTGCTGTACAGCGATGCCCTGCCAGCCAGAAGTTACAGG GCGTCTGTGTATGACGAGAGCATTTACAGTGGGAGTCGTCGGTATAGTGCCTCTAGTTCTCGTGCT CCTTCTGAGTACAGCTGTTACCTTGGTTCGGGATCTCGAGCATCCTcaagagccagctctgctcgGGCCAGTCCAGTG ATTGAAGAAAGGCCTGAAAAAGACTTTGAGAAG GGAGCACGCACGGTCTCCAGTTTGTCAGCAGCTACCTTAGCTTCTCTGGGTGGGACTTCTTCACGAAGAGGCAGTGGGGATACCTCCATCTCAGCTGATACAGAGGCATCTATTAGAGAAATTAAG GATTCTCTAGCTGAAGTCGAGGAGAAATATAAGAAGGCTATGGTGTCAAATGCTCAACTAGACAATGAAAAAACAAACTTCATGTACCAAGTAGATACCCTGAAGGATGCACTCTTAGAGTTAGAAGAGCAGCTGGCAGAAACCAGGCGGCAATATGAAGAAAAAAGTAAA GAATTTGAGAGGGAGAAGCATGCTCACAGCATATTGAAGTTCCAGTTTATGGAAATCAAAGAGACTTTGAAGCAGAGAGATGAAATGCTTGCA GAAATCCAACAGCTGCAACAGAAACAGCAGAGCTATGTCAGGGAAATTTCTGATCTTCAGGAGACAATAGAgtggaaagacaaaaaaatagGG GCATTAGAGAGGCAGAAAGATTTCTTTGATTCCATAAGGAGTGAGCGGGATGACCTTAGAGATGAAGTGATTGTGCtgaaggagcaactgaag AAACATGGACTCATCCCAGACTCTGACATAGCCACTAATGGGGAGACATCAGACATTCTTGATCATGAAGGACACTTGGATTCTTCCAAAGCTGTTCCAGGCACAACTCAAGCATTAAAAGCAGGAGGGGATGGGATGCTAG GAAAAACCAATGAAGTGGACATGAAAAATGAGATTTTGGAGgatttggggaaaaaagaaatcttgCAGAATACTGAGCATGAGGAACACAAAGAGGAgtctgaggagcaggaagtaCAGACATTGCGTGCTGATGAAAATGTAAAGGCAGAAAAATGGGCTGAAGAACATGATGCTCTGTCAACAGTGATGTTATCAGATAGTAGGTTTACAGAACAAATTCAAAGCATTACAGAACATGTCTCAGGAAATGCTTCTTCAAATGATGACAGTGACATGGATGACTTGAGAAAGGAGACTGAGTCTGCAGGCACTGTTAGTATGGAGGCTGAACACCATGGGGTAAATGCAAGGACAAACCAGACCTTGGAGGTAGGCTTTCTACAAGGTCATCAGGCTGTTGAGATTTCTCTCGAAGTGCCTAGTAACTTAGGTACAGAGCATGAACTGGGAAAAGCTGCACCTGAACAGAAAGAACAAGAGGATTTTAAAACTAGCCATGCCCTGAGTGATAATGAAATGGATCAGGAAGCTAACATTACAAGTGAGAGCTGTGAGTTGGTTTCCAATCAGGCAGAGCTACTAGAGGTTAGATTTGAGGGCTTGCTTAGTGAAGAGGTAAACGCAAAGACTCATACTGAGGGACTCTGTCACTCAGAAGAAAATGCTGAAAACAAGGTTACAAATGACTCTGAGAAAAATCTTGTTGAAAGCAATGACTGTGCTGATGGAAGAACTGATAAAATGGGAGATAATAGAACAGAAGAAGCAAATGAGGTTGTGAACACAGCTGAGGGTCAGCTGAGTGAAATAGAGTCTGTGGATTTGGAGGGGACAAAGTCATATGAAAGTGATGTCTCGGCAAATACAAGTGAgaaagaaggcagaggagaTCAGGCACATGTCCAACCAGTTTCTGCAGAGGACAGTGCTTCAGCATCATCAGAGGAACAAAATAAGCAAGATAAAACTGAACTTGAAAATGGTATAGCTGAGAAGGATGGACAGAAGGAAGTGTTAATAGGTGAGTTGGAGATGTGTTCAGATTCTGCAGAAACAAGCAAGCGAGATAAGGCCGATGTtgaggctgcaggctgtgttactgaggaaaaagaaagcatgctgcagcaggcagagcaagacACAGATGTCGTGAAAGAGGTGATGACTCAAGAAACTAGTTTAGAACCAAGTCTCTTAGATGACAAAATTAAGGAGTTAAAATTGGAAACAGGGGATGAATCTGAGAAAGGACAGGAAAGTAGGACAGAACAGGCAGAAAAAGTAAAGCTAGAGGTAGAAGTTCAAACAGTTCAGTGTAGTGAAGAAACAACAGGTGATACAGTGGAAGAGAAAAATTATCCATTAGAAAGTGAAGTACAGAATATAGCTAGACAGGAGGAGGGTGGATATAAAGAGGAGTTGGTTGTAGATTTTTGTGTAACTACAGAAAGCAAGATTGATAAAGAAATACTGAAAGAAAATGATCAAGAGTTAGAGCTTGAAGACCATCATGATGGTAGACTTGCTTCTGAGGAAGGTGCAAATAACTGCCTGGTGAAGAAAGCTGAGCAGGGTGAAAACGATAGTGAAGAAGTTAATTTGGAGGGCCAAGCAGAGGAAAGACTGGAAGATGATGGTGATGCGTTTGATTTCGATGAAGAGGCAAAACAAATACtagaaaaagatgaaaaatgtgatggagagaaaactgaaatggagaaaggagagggtgatggagcaaaTGGTGCTGTTGAGAAGACTGCTCAAACAGATGAAGATGGAGAAGGAACAAACAAAATAGAAACCAAAGGTGCCTTGACTGAAGATGACAGCTTGCAGCAGAAAAAAGATGAGCCTGAAGAAACGGTGTGCTTGCAAGGGAAAATATCAGGGAAGACTGATGAGAAGACTGATGTAATGGAAGATGAAATCAGTGCATCAGTTTCTAATAAAGTGGAAAACATATCAGATGAATGTGTTTTGGAACAGGATTTGGAAAGTGCTGGCAATACCAGGGATGAAAGCAAGGAGGATTTTCAGGGTGGTAGAAGGGGTAAGGGTAGATCCAGAGATGACTGTACAGTATCATAA
- the LRRFIP1 gene encoding leucine-rich repeat flightless-interacting protein 1 isoform X2 yields MGTQGTGRKRLPNRERLTAEDDALNQIAREAEARLAAKRAARAEAREIRMKELERQQKEKYYGLDTKWGDIEQWMEDSERYSRRARRNASASDEDERMSVGSRGSLRAGLENERTKKKNYSKATNGYEEDMYGSSQSRKSSRPSLLYSDALPARSYRASVYDESIYSGSRRYSASSSRAPSEYSCYLGSGSRASSRASSARASPVIEERPEKDFEKGARTVSSLSAATLASLGGTSSRRGSGDTSISADTEASIREIKDSLAEVEEKYKKAMVSNAQLDNEKTNFMYQVDTLKDALLELEEQLAETRRQYEEKSKEFEREKHAHSILKFQFMEIKETLKQRDEMLAEIQQLQQKQQSYVREISDLQETIEWKDKKIGALERQKDFFDSIRSERDDLRDEVIVLKEQLKKHGLIPDSDIATNGETSDILDHEGHLDSSKAVPGTTQALKAGGDGMLGKTNEVDMKNEILEDLGKKEILQNTEHEEHKEESEEQEVQTLRADENVKAEKWAEEHDALSTVMLSDSRFTEQIQSITEHVSGNASSNDDSDMDDLRKETESAGTVSMEAEHHGVNARTNQTLEVGFLQGHQAVEISLEVPSNLGTEHELGKAAPEQKEQEDFKTSHALSDNEMDQEANITSESCELVSNQAELLEVRFEGLLSEEVNAKTHTEGLCHSEENAENKVTNDSEKNLVESNDCADGRTDKMGDNRTEEANEVVNTAEGQLSEIESVDLEGTKSYESDVSANTSEKEGRGDQAHVQPVSAEDSASASSEEQNKQDKTELENGIAEKDGQKEVLIGELEMCSDSAETSKRDKADVEAAGCVTEEKESMLQQAEQDTDVVKEVMTQETSLEPSLLDDKIKELKLETGDESEKGQESRTEQAEKVKLEVEVQTVQCSEETTGDTVEEKNYPLESEVQNIARQEEGGYKEELVVDFCVTTESKIDKEILKENDQELELEDHHDGRLASEEGANNCLVKKAEQGENDSEEVNLEGQAEERLEDDGDAFDFDEEAKQILEKDEKCDGEKTEMEKGEGDGANGAVEKTAQTDEDGEGTNKIETKGALTEDDSLQQKKDEPEETVCLQGKISGKTDEKTDVMEDEISASVSNKVENISDECVLEQDLESAGNTRDESKEDFQGGRRGKGRSRDDCTVS; encoded by the exons GAAGACAGTGAGCGTTATTCCCGTAGAGCCCGAAGAAATGCCTCG GCTTCGGATGAAGATGAGCGCATGTCAGTGGGTAGCCGTGGAAGCCTGAGG GCTGGATTAGAGAATGAGAGGACCAAAAAGAAGAACTACTCCAAAGCA ACCAATGGTTATGAGGAAGACATGTATGGATCATCCCAGAGTAGAAAATCTAGCAGG CCCTCCTTGCTGTACAGCGATGCCCTGCCAGCCAGAAGTTACAGG GCGTCTGTGTATGACGAGAGCATTTACAGTGGGAGTCGTCGGTATAGTGCCTCTAGTTCTCGTGCT CCTTCTGAGTACAGCTGTTACCTTGGTTCGGGATCTCGAGCATCCTcaagagccagctctgctcgGGCCAGTCCAGTG ATTGAAGAAAGGCCTGAAAAAGACTTTGAGAAG GGAGCACGCACGGTCTCCAGTTTGTCAGCAGCTACCTTAGCTTCTCTGGGTGGGACTTCTTCACGAAGAGGCAGTGGGGATACCTCCATCTCAGCTGATACAGAGGCATCTATTAGAGAAATTAAG GATTCTCTAGCTGAAGTCGAGGAGAAATATAAGAAGGCTATGGTGTCAAATGCTCAACTAGACAATGAAAAAACAAACTTCATGTACCAAGTAGATACCCTGAAGGATGCACTCTTAGAGTTAGAAGAGCAGCTGGCAGAAACCAGGCGGCAATATGAAGAAAAAAGTAAA GAATTTGAGAGGGAGAAGCATGCTCACAGCATATTGAAGTTCCAGTTTATGGAAATCAAAGAGACTTTGAAGCAGAGAGATGAAATGCTTGCA GAAATCCAACAGCTGCAACAGAAACAGCAGAGCTATGTCAGGGAAATTTCTGATCTTCAGGAGACAATAGAgtggaaagacaaaaaaatagGG GCATTAGAGAGGCAGAAAGATTTCTTTGATTCCATAAGGAGTGAGCGGGATGACCTTAGAGATGAAGTGATTGTGCtgaaggagcaactgaag AAACATGGACTCATCCCAGACTCTGACATAGCCACTAATGGGGAGACATCAGACATTCTTGATCATGAAGGACACTTGGATTCTTCCAAAGCTGTTCCAGGCACAACTCAAGCATTAAAAGCAGGAGGGGATGGGATGCTAG GAAAAACCAATGAAGTGGACATGAAAAATGAGATTTTGGAGgatttggggaaaaaagaaatcttgCAGAATACTGAGCATGAGGAACACAAAGAGGAgtctgaggagcaggaagtaCAGACATTGCGTGCTGATGAAAATGTAAAGGCAGAAAAATGGGCTGAAGAACATGATGCTCTGTCAACAGTGATGTTATCAGATAGTAGGTTTACAGAACAAATTCAAAGCATTACAGAACATGTCTCAGGAAATGCTTCTTCAAATGATGACAGTGACATGGATGACTTGAGAAAGGAGACTGAGTCTGCAGGCACTGTTAGTATGGAGGCTGAACACCATGGGGTAAATGCAAGGACAAACCAGACCTTGGAGGTAGGCTTTCTACAAGGTCATCAGGCTGTTGAGATTTCTCTCGAAGTGCCTAGTAACTTAGGTACAGAGCATGAACTGGGAAAAGCTGCACCTGAACAGAAAGAACAAGAGGATTTTAAAACTAGCCATGCCCTGAGTGATAATGAAATGGATCAGGAAGCTAACATTACAAGTGAGAGCTGTGAGTTGGTTTCCAATCAGGCAGAGCTACTAGAGGTTAGATTTGAGGGCTTGCTTAGTGAAGAGGTAAACGCAAAGACTCATACTGAGGGACTCTGTCACTCAGAAGAAAATGCTGAAAACAAGGTTACAAATGACTCTGAGAAAAATCTTGTTGAAAGCAATGACTGTGCTGATGGAAGAACTGATAAAATGGGAGATAATAGAACAGAAGAAGCAAATGAGGTTGTGAACACAGCTGAGGGTCAGCTGAGTGAAATAGAGTCTGTGGATTTGGAGGGGACAAAGTCATATGAAAGTGATGTCTCGGCAAATACAAGTGAgaaagaaggcagaggagaTCAGGCACATGTCCAACCAGTTTCTGCAGAGGACAGTGCTTCAGCATCATCAGAGGAACAAAATAAGCAAGATAAAACTGAACTTGAAAATGGTATAGCTGAGAAGGATGGACAGAAGGAAGTGTTAATAGGTGAGTTGGAGATGTGTTCAGATTCTGCAGAAACAAGCAAGCGAGATAAGGCCGATGTtgaggctgcaggctgtgttactgaggaaaaagaaagcatgctgcagcaggcagagcaagacACAGATGTCGTGAAAGAGGTGATGACTCAAGAAACTAGTTTAGAACCAAGTCTCTTAGATGACAAAATTAAGGAGTTAAAATTGGAAACAGGGGATGAATCTGAGAAAGGACAGGAAAGTAGGACAGAACAGGCAGAAAAAGTAAAGCTAGAGGTAGAAGTTCAAACAGTTCAGTGTAGTGAAGAAACAACAGGTGATACAGTGGAAGAGAAAAATTATCCATTAGAAAGTGAAGTACAGAATATAGCTAGACAGGAGGAGGGTGGATATAAAGAGGAGTTGGTTGTAGATTTTTGTGTAACTACAGAAAGCAAGATTGATAAAGAAATACTGAAAGAAAATGATCAAGAGTTAGAGCTTGAAGACCATCATGATGGTAGACTTGCTTCTGAGGAAGGTGCAAATAACTGCCTGGTGAAGAAAGCTGAGCAGGGTGAAAACGATAGTGAAGAAGTTAATTTGGAGGGCCAAGCAGAGGAAAGACTGGAAGATGATGGTGATGCGTTTGATTTCGATGAAGAGGCAAAACAAATACtagaaaaagatgaaaaatgtgatggagagaaaactgaaatggagaaaggagagggtgatggagcaaaTGGTGCTGTTGAGAAGACTGCTCAAACAGATGAAGATGGAGAAGGAACAAACAAAATAGAAACCAAAGGTGCCTTGACTGAAGATGACAGCTTGCAGCAGAAAAAAGATGAGCCTGAAGAAACGGTGTGCTTGCAAGGGAAAATATCAGGGAAGACTGATGAGAAGACTGATGTAATGGAAGATGAAATCAGTGCATCAGTTTCTAATAAAGTGGAAAACATATCAGATGAATGTGTTTTGGAACAGGATTTGGAAAGTGCTGGCAATACCAGGGATGAAAGCAAGGAGGATTTTCAGGGTGGTAGAAGGGGTAAGGGTAGATCCAGAGATGACTGTACAGTATCATAA